In Jaculus jaculus isolate mJacJac1 chromosome 11, mJacJac1.mat.Y.cur, whole genome shotgun sequence, the following proteins share a genomic window:
- the Ecm2 gene encoding extracellular matrix protein 2 isoform X1, producing the protein MKFSVLFCFILLIIFQADFGQNEKTPRKQRRKIHHRRLRKNSSPNHTSNQQLRTLQTTVTPIARLPIMNSDYSVEENFESFLSFRGVESNYNVLPGKKGHCLVKGMTMYNKAVWSPEPCTTCLCSNGRVLCDEAVCHPVTCPHTVKPEGECCPVCAATVSYSLLSDITLNDRTEFSGDSSEQREPTSLLHKEMPPPQVGMDQVFRRGATEPEDNEEIKDMEHREEMPGPDASKVGNGPERKLRSDGKERSAHQLPNPRKEEEEEDEDEEGEGDDDEKEDEEEDAVRGDVFRVPSRIPIPAPPRGMPRMPGGCSLSYRTISCIHAALTQIPPMTAPDITSLELHGNSISSIPDEAFNGLPNLERLDLSRNNITSSGIGPNAFKFLKKLMRLNMDGNSLVQIPSELPSTLEELKINENNLQAIDEESLSGLHHLVTLELEGNNLSEINVNPLAFKSLKNLSYLRLGKNKFRIIPQGLPASIEELYLENNQIEEINEICFNHTRKINMIVLRYNKIEESRIAPLAWINQENLDSIDLSYNKLYHVPSYLPKSLLHLVLMGNQIERIPGYVFGHMEPGLEYLYLSFNRLADDGVDRVSFYGAYHSLRELFLDHNDLKSIPPGIQEMTALHFLRLNNNKIRNVLAEQICNVEEDKDSSLEHLHLENNYIKTREISPYAFSCIRSYSSIVLQPQHIK; encoded by the exons atgaaattttcagttttgttttgttttatcctgCTGATCATTTTTCAAGCTGATTTTGGACAAAATGAAAAAACTcccaggaagcaaagaagaaagatACATCATAGAAGACTGAGGAAAAATTCCTCCCCCAATCACACATCAAACCAACAACTTCGAACTCTGCAAACAACTGTCACACCGATAGCAAGGTTACCCATCATGAATTCTGATTACAGTGTGGAGGAAAACTTTGAATCCTTTCTAAGTTTTCGTGGAGTAGAATCAAATTACAATGTGTTACCAG GAAAGAAGGGACACTGCTTAGTAAAGGGCATGACTATGTACAACAAAGCCGTCTGGTCTCCTGAGCCCTGTACCACCTGCCTCTGCTCAAACGGGAGAGTGCTTTGCGATGAAGCTGTGTGTCACCCCGTGACGTGCCCTCACACCGTGAAGCCGGAAGGAGAATGCTGCCCAGTCTGCGCTGCTACTG TCTCCTATTCTCTACTTAGTGATATCACATTAAATGATAGAACTGAATTTTCTGGTGATTCTTCAGAACAAAGAGAGCCTACCAGTTTACTTCATAAGGAAATGCCACCTCCTCAGGTGGGAatggaccaagtattcagaagaGGAGCCACTGAACCTGAGGacaatgaagaaattaaagacATGGAGCACAGGgaagagatgccaggaccagatGCCAGCAAGGTGGGCAATGGACCAGAAAGAAAGCTGAGGTCTGACGGAAAGGAGAGGTCAGCACATCAACTGCCAAAccccaggaaggaggaagaggaggaggatgaagatgAGGAGGGAGAAGGTGATGATGATGAGAAGGAGGACGAGGAAGAAGATGCTGTAAGAGGAGATGTCTTCCGAGTGCCTTCTCGGATCCCCATCCCTGCCCCACCAAGAGGCATGCCACGCATGCCCGGGGGCTGTTCTCTGTCCTACAGGACCATTAGCTGCATTCACGCGGCCCTCACCCAGATCCCGCCCATGACAGCACCAGACATAACAAGCCTGGAGCTGCACG GTAATTCCATCAGCTCCATTCCAGATGAAGCATTTAATGGACTACCAAATTTGGAAAGGCTTGATCTGAGCAGAAACAATATCACTTCTTCAGGCATCGGTCCAAATGCATTCAAG TTCCTGAAGAAGTTAATGCGTCTGAATATGGATGGAAATAGTCTGGTACAGATTCCTTCAGAATTACCATCTACATTAGAAGAACttaaaatcaatgaaaacaaTCTTCAGGCTATCGATGAAGAAAGTTTATcag gctTACATCACTTGGTCACCTTAGAATTGGAAGGAAATAATCTCAGTGAAATCAATGTCAATCCTTTAGCATTCAAATCCTTGAAGAACCTATCGTACCTGcgtctgggaaaaaataaattcagaattaTACCACAGGGCCTTCCAGCTTCTATTGAG GAATTATACCTAGAAAATAACCAaattgaagaaataaatgaaatttgtttCAATCACACCAGAAAGATCAACATGATTGTGCTCCGTtacaataaaatagaagaaagtagGATTGCTCCACTAGCCTGGATAAATCAAGA AAACCTCGACTCGATTGACCTCTCTTATAACAAGCTCTACCACGTTCCCTCATACCTCCCCAAGTCTCTTTTGCACCTCGTACTCATGGGGAACCAGATTGAACGGATCCCTGGCTATGTGTTTGGCCATATGGAGCCAGGCCTGGAGTACTTGTACCTGTCATTTAACAGACTTGCTGATGACGGTGTGGACCGAGTCTCGTTCTACGGGGCGTATCATTCTCTGAGAGAGTTATTTCTAGATCACAATGACTTAAAATCCATACCACCTGGGATACAAGAAATGACAGCACTACATTTTCTGAGGCTAAACAACAATAAGATTCG
- the Ecm2 gene encoding extracellular matrix protein 2 isoform X2: MKFSVLFCFILLIIFQADFGQNEKTPRKQRRKIHHRRLRKNSSPNHTSNQQLRTLQTTVTPIARLPIMNSDYSVEENFESFLSFRGVESNYNVLPGKKGHCLVKGMTMYNKAVWSPEPCTTCLCSNGRVLCDEAVCHPVTCPHTVKPEGECCPVCAATEQREPTSLLHKEMPPPQVGMDQVFRRGATEPEDNEEIKDMEHREEMPGPDASKVGNGPERKLRSDGKERSAHQLPNPRKEEEEEDEDEEGEGDDDEKEDEEEDAVRGDVFRVPSRIPIPAPPRGMPRMPGGCSLSYRTISCIHAALTQIPPMTAPDITSLELHGNSISSIPDEAFNGLPNLERLDLSRNNITSSGIGPNAFKFLKKLMRLNMDGNSLVQIPSELPSTLEELKINENNLQAIDEESLSGLHHLVTLELEGNNLSEINVNPLAFKSLKNLSYLRLGKNKFRIIPQGLPASIEELYLENNQIEEINEICFNHTRKINMIVLRYNKIEESRIAPLAWINQENLDSIDLSYNKLYHVPSYLPKSLLHLVLMGNQIERIPGYVFGHMEPGLEYLYLSFNRLADDGVDRVSFYGAYHSLRELFLDHNDLKSIPPGIQEMTALHFLRLNNNKIRNVLAEQICNVEEDKDSSLEHLHLENNYIKTREISPYAFSCIRSYSSIVLQPQHIK; the protein is encoded by the exons atgaaattttcagttttgttttgttttatcctgCTGATCATTTTTCAAGCTGATTTTGGACAAAATGAAAAAACTcccaggaagcaaagaagaaagatACATCATAGAAGACTGAGGAAAAATTCCTCCCCCAATCACACATCAAACCAACAACTTCGAACTCTGCAAACAACTGTCACACCGATAGCAAGGTTACCCATCATGAATTCTGATTACAGTGTGGAGGAAAACTTTGAATCCTTTCTAAGTTTTCGTGGAGTAGAATCAAATTACAATGTGTTACCAG GAAAGAAGGGACACTGCTTAGTAAAGGGCATGACTATGTACAACAAAGCCGTCTGGTCTCCTGAGCCCTGTACCACCTGCCTCTGCTCAAACGGGAGAGTGCTTTGCGATGAAGCTGTGTGTCACCCCGTGACGTGCCCTCACACCGTGAAGCCGGAAGGAGAATGCTGCCCAGTCTGCGCTGCTACTG AACAAAGAGAGCCTACCAGTTTACTTCATAAGGAAATGCCACCTCCTCAGGTGGGAatggaccaagtattcagaagaGGAGCCACTGAACCTGAGGacaatgaagaaattaaagacATGGAGCACAGGgaagagatgccaggaccagatGCCAGCAAGGTGGGCAATGGACCAGAAAGAAAGCTGAGGTCTGACGGAAAGGAGAGGTCAGCACATCAACTGCCAAAccccaggaaggaggaagaggaggaggatgaagatgAGGAGGGAGAAGGTGATGATGATGAGAAGGAGGACGAGGAAGAAGATGCTGTAAGAGGAGATGTCTTCCGAGTGCCTTCTCGGATCCCCATCCCTGCCCCACCAAGAGGCATGCCACGCATGCCCGGGGGCTGTTCTCTGTCCTACAGGACCATTAGCTGCATTCACGCGGCCCTCACCCAGATCCCGCCCATGACAGCACCAGACATAACAAGCCTGGAGCTGCACG GTAATTCCATCAGCTCCATTCCAGATGAAGCATTTAATGGACTACCAAATTTGGAAAGGCTTGATCTGAGCAGAAACAATATCACTTCTTCAGGCATCGGTCCAAATGCATTCAAG TTCCTGAAGAAGTTAATGCGTCTGAATATGGATGGAAATAGTCTGGTACAGATTCCTTCAGAATTACCATCTACATTAGAAGAACttaaaatcaatgaaaacaaTCTTCAGGCTATCGATGAAGAAAGTTTATcag gctTACATCACTTGGTCACCTTAGAATTGGAAGGAAATAATCTCAGTGAAATCAATGTCAATCCTTTAGCATTCAAATCCTTGAAGAACCTATCGTACCTGcgtctgggaaaaaataaattcagaattaTACCACAGGGCCTTCCAGCTTCTATTGAG GAATTATACCTAGAAAATAACCAaattgaagaaataaatgaaatttgtttCAATCACACCAGAAAGATCAACATGATTGTGCTCCGTtacaataaaatagaagaaagtagGATTGCTCCACTAGCCTGGATAAATCAAGA AAACCTCGACTCGATTGACCTCTCTTATAACAAGCTCTACCACGTTCCCTCATACCTCCCCAAGTCTCTTTTGCACCTCGTACTCATGGGGAACCAGATTGAACGGATCCCTGGCTATGTGTTTGGCCATATGGAGCCAGGCCTGGAGTACTTGTACCTGTCATTTAACAGACTTGCTGATGACGGTGTGGACCGAGTCTCGTTCTACGGGGCGTATCATTCTCTGAGAGAGTTATTTCTAGATCACAATGACTTAAAATCCATACCACCTGGGATACAAGAAATGACAGCACTACATTTTCTGAGGCTAAACAACAATAAGATTCG